The following are encoded together in the Anaeromyxobacter diazotrophicus genome:
- a CDS encoding M13 family metallopeptidase: protein MSRTVPAAALACALALACKSTGATAPGASAAGAAAVSAPAPATPGIDPSIVDPAVKPCDDFYRYACGGWLARTPIPPEKSIWSRGFSEVEERNVALLRQVTDADAAGQLDAKDRFPQKVGDFYAACMDEAGIEARGTKDLLAAWARIDQAKDVPGLAQELGLLHKQGVFPLFRLESDQDAKDATQVIGVVEQGGLSLPDRDYYLKDDPKSAAIQQAYREHLVRMLGLAGAAPAQAAADAKAIYALEHALAEAHWTRVEMRDPQRTYNRVDLAGLEQAAPRFPWKTYLDALGHGGLTAFSTTTPRFLGRMNELLGSTPPATWRTYLKWRVLSATASHRALPKAFYDERFAFLSKNFTGAEKQEVRWKDCVHATDGALGEALGQAFVRRHFGEDGKERTHQLVSDVEGAMGRDLDGLAWMDGPTRAKAREKLAKVVNKVGYPDSWRDYATLQVDRASYFNSLLAAQAFEVNRDLSKIGKPVDRNEWMMSPPTVNAYYNPSMNEMVFPAGILQPPFFIRGAPDAVNYGAIGMVVGHELTHGFDDQGRQYDALGNLRDWWTPAVGAEFDRRAACVVKQYDGYVAVDDVKLNGKLTLGENIADLGGLKLAYAAWLASRAGKPAAPVAGFTPEQAFFVGYAQSWCTAVRPQAARLRAATDPHAPPVWRVNGPLANLSAFQEAFSCPAGSPMVRAGADRCEVW, encoded by the coding sequence GTGTCCAGAACCGTCCCCGCCGCGGCGCTCGCCTGCGCGCTCGCGCTCGCCTGCAAGTCCACCGGCGCCACCGCCCCGGGCGCCTCTGCCGCCGGCGCCGCCGCCGTGTCGGCGCCCGCGCCCGCCACGCCCGGCATCGACCCCTCCATCGTCGACCCGGCGGTGAAGCCGTGCGACGACTTCTACCGCTACGCCTGCGGCGGCTGGCTGGCGAGGACGCCCATCCCGCCGGAGAAGTCCATCTGGAGCCGCGGCTTCTCCGAGGTGGAGGAGCGCAACGTCGCGCTCCTGCGCCAGGTGACCGACGCCGACGCGGCGGGCCAGCTCGACGCGAAGGACCGCTTCCCGCAGAAGGTCGGCGACTTCTACGCCGCGTGCATGGACGAGGCCGGCATCGAGGCGCGCGGCACGAAGGACCTGCTCGCCGCCTGGGCGCGCATCGACCAGGCGAAGGACGTCCCGGGCCTGGCCCAGGAGCTGGGGCTCCTGCACAAGCAGGGGGTCTTCCCGCTCTTCCGGCTCGAGAGCGACCAGGACGCGAAGGACGCGACCCAGGTGATCGGGGTGGTGGAGCAGGGCGGCCTGTCGCTGCCGGACCGCGACTACTACCTCAAGGACGACCCGAAGAGCGCCGCCATCCAGCAGGCCTACCGGGAGCACCTCGTCCGCATGCTGGGCCTGGCCGGCGCCGCGCCGGCGCAGGCGGCGGCGGACGCGAAGGCGATCTACGCGCTCGAGCACGCGCTGGCCGAGGCGCACTGGACGCGGGTCGAGATGCGCGACCCGCAGCGCACCTACAACCGGGTGGACCTCGCCGGCCTCGAGCAGGCCGCGCCCCGCTTCCCGTGGAAGACGTACCTCGACGCCCTCGGCCACGGCGGGCTCACCGCCTTCAGCACCACCACCCCGCGCTTCCTCGGGCGGATGAACGAGCTCCTCGGGTCCACCCCGCCCGCCACCTGGCGCACCTACCTCAAGTGGCGCGTCCTCTCCGCCACCGCCAGCCACCGGGCGCTGCCGAAGGCGTTCTACGACGAGCGGTTCGCGTTCCTCTCCAAGAACTTCACCGGCGCCGAGAAGCAGGAGGTGCGCTGGAAGGACTGCGTGCACGCGACCGACGGCGCGCTGGGCGAGGCGCTCGGGCAGGCGTTCGTGCGCCGCCACTTCGGCGAGGACGGCAAGGAGCGCACGCACCAGCTCGTCTCGGACGTGGAGGGCGCGATGGGGCGCGACCTCGACGGCCTCGCCTGGATGGACGGCCCGACCCGCGCCAAGGCGCGCGAGAAGCTCGCCAAGGTGGTGAACAAGGTGGGCTACCCGGACTCCTGGCGCGACTACGCCACCCTGCAGGTGGACCGCGCCTCCTACTTCAACAGCCTCCTCGCCGCGCAGGCGTTCGAGGTGAACCGCGATCTGTCCAAGATCGGCAAGCCGGTCGACCGCAACGAGTGGATGATGTCTCCGCCGACGGTGAACGCCTACTACAACCCGTCGATGAACGAGATGGTCTTCCCGGCCGGCATCCTGCAGCCGCCGTTCTTCATCCGCGGCGCGCCCGACGCGGTGAACTACGGCGCCATCGGCATGGTGGTCGGGCACGAGCTGACCCACGGCTTCGACGACCAGGGCCGCCAGTACGACGCGCTCGGCAACCTCCGCGACTGGTGGACGCCGGCGGTGGGGGCGGAGTTCGACCGGCGCGCCGCCTGCGTCGTGAAGCAGTACGACGGCTACGTGGCGGTGGACGACGTGAAGCTCAACGGCAAGCTCACCCTGGGAGAGAACATCGCCGACCTGGGGGGGCTCAAGCTCGCCTACGCGGCCTGGCTGGCGAGCCGCGCCGGCAAGCCCGCCGCGCCGGTGGCCGGGTTCACCCCCGAGCAGGCGTTCTTCGTCGGCTACGCCCAGTCCTGGTGCACGGCGGTGCGCCCGCAGGCGGCCCGGCTGCGCGCCGCCACCGACCCGCACGCCCCGCCGGTCTGGCGGGTCAACGGCCCGCTGGCGAACCTCTCCGCGTTCCAGGAGGCCTTCTCCTGCCCCGCCGGCAGCCCGATGGTGCGCGCCGGCGCCGACCGCTGCGAGGTCTGGTAG
- a CDS encoding glycine/sarcosine/betaine reductase selenoprotein B family protein produces MATEKTEGKPLELSRYCVPYTPFAGKLEEATICLVSTAGVREKRDAPFQVEGDASYRVISGEAAGADLTFDDAHYDHACADQDINCIFPIDRMRELAHEKRIGGLTEQHFSLGFSMALRDLREKTLPQLVREIDRTRPSAVLLTGGURLCHRTVVTVQRMIELIGIPTVVITVEPEESAQARPPRALCPRGFVAGHSLGKPNAPELQKRILTDALALLTGPARPGEVIEREYT; encoded by the coding sequence ATGGCGACCGAGAAGACCGAAGGGAAGCCCCTCGAGCTGTCGCGGTACTGCGTCCCGTACACCCCCTTCGCGGGGAAGCTGGAGGAGGCGACCATCTGCCTCGTCTCCACCGCGGGCGTCCGCGAGAAGAGGGACGCCCCCTTCCAGGTGGAGGGGGACGCGAGCTACCGCGTGATCTCCGGCGAGGCCGCGGGCGCGGACCTCACCTTCGACGACGCGCACTACGATCACGCCTGCGCCGACCAGGACATCAACTGCATCTTCCCCATCGACCGGATGCGGGAGCTCGCCCACGAGAAGCGCATCGGTGGCCTCACCGAGCAGCACTTCTCGCTCGGGTTCAGCATGGCGCTGCGCGACCTGCGCGAGAAGACGCTGCCGCAGCTCGTGCGCGAGATCGACCGCACCCGGCCCAGCGCCGTGCTGCTCACCGGCGGTTGACGCCTCTGCCACCGCACGGTGGTCACCGTGCAGCGGATGATCGAGCTGATCGGCATCCCCACCGTCGTCATCACCGTCGAGCCGGAGGAGAGCGCGCAGGCCCGGCCGCCGCGGGCGCTCTGCCCGCGCGGCTTCGTGGCCGGCCACTCGCTCGGCAAGCCCAACGCGCCCGAGCTGCAGAAGCGCATCCTCACCGACGCCCTCGCGCTCCTCACCGGCCCGGCGCGGCCGGGCGAGGTGATCGAGCGCGAGTACACCTAG
- a CDS encoding methyl-accepting chemotaxis protein — protein MHDRTTIRVRLFVLAALVAVGLSTVGGIAVLQGLGAEAAMAAVTGRDLDLLVDLQTLYGNGLQSGQATRNVMLAGGADEKGKSNFRDADAGFVAALERARRTAPAAMQDRLARVADLWARDDALKHEVMDLAAGGRRDEAVDLLRKKETPVWRDARAIILELCGDQRASFTATRQRALGDLHRGRWMLLATFGAALLASLLLATLIIRGVQRVLDAMISQARLLCDAVRRGALEVRADLAAVSAEFRPVLVGMNATIEAFTAPLQVTAEHVHQIANGESPSRITTEYQGDFNRIKQSLNQLIDVVESRGEDLRRLLDAAKVGRLDARVDERKYLGNNAALMRSLNELLDAIAQPVSEVRGMAERLADRDLGARMTGQYAGEFGRMKDALNATGEGLQRAMSQVSRSVAQVSSAAGQIASSSQAVASGASEQASSLEETASSLESLAGMTGHAADNAQQAAALAAAAKGAATEGSTAMERMTQDMAKIKASAEGTSQIIKDINEIAFQTNLLALNAAVEAARAGEAGRGFAVVAEEVRSLATRSKEAASKTEELIRQSVTVAGEGTATASQVGVKLSQIVVSVTKVSEIVAEISAAAKEQAAGIEQVNQAMAQVNTVTQQNAASSEESSSAAVELNGQAEDLSKLVGTFRLGGEAQPEGVAPAGGAPAAAPWSPVAETTARTHGRPSATRG, from the coding sequence GAAACGGGCTTCAGAGCGGGCAGGCCACTCGGAACGTGATGCTCGCCGGCGGAGCCGACGAGAAGGGCAAGTCCAACTTCCGTGATGCGGACGCGGGCTTCGTGGCCGCGCTGGAGCGGGCGCGCCGTACGGCGCCGGCGGCGATGCAGGACCGGCTCGCCCGCGTGGCCGATCTCTGGGCGCGCGACGACGCCCTCAAGCACGAGGTGATGGATCTCGCCGCGGGCGGGCGCAGGGACGAGGCGGTCGACCTGCTCCGGAAGAAGGAGACCCCCGTCTGGAGGGACGCGCGCGCCATCATCCTCGAGCTGTGCGGCGACCAGCGGGCGAGCTTCACGGCGACGCGCCAGCGCGCGCTCGGCGACCTCCACCGCGGGCGGTGGATGTTGCTGGCCACCTTCGGCGCGGCGCTGCTCGCCTCGCTCCTCCTGGCGACCCTGATCATTCGCGGCGTCCAGCGCGTGCTCGACGCGATGATCTCGCAGGCGCGTTTGCTGTGCGATGCCGTCCGGCGGGGAGCGCTCGAAGTCCGAGCCGATCTGGCGGCGGTGAGCGCCGAGTTCCGCCCCGTGCTCGTCGGGATGAACGCGACGATCGAGGCCTTCACGGCGCCGCTCCAGGTGACCGCGGAGCACGTCCACCAGATCGCGAACGGGGAGAGCCCGTCCCGCATCACGACCGAGTACCAGGGGGACTTCAACCGCATCAAGCAGAGCCTCAACCAGCTCATCGACGTGGTGGAGTCGCGGGGCGAAGACCTGCGGCGGCTCCTGGACGCTGCGAAGGTCGGGCGGCTCGACGCACGCGTCGACGAGCGCAAGTACCTCGGCAACAACGCCGCGCTGATGAGGAGCTTGAACGAGCTCCTCGACGCCATCGCACAGCCGGTGAGCGAGGTCCGGGGCATGGCGGAGCGGCTCGCCGACCGCGACCTCGGCGCCAGGATGACCGGCCAGTACGCCGGCGAGTTCGGCCGGATGAAGGATGCGCTCAACGCCACGGGCGAGGGCCTGCAACGGGCGATGAGCCAGGTCTCGCGCTCGGTCGCCCAGGTCTCGTCGGCCGCTGGCCAGATCGCCTCGTCGAGTCAGGCGGTCGCGAGCGGCGCGTCCGAGCAGGCCAGCTCGCTCGAGGAGACGGCGTCGAGCCTGGAGTCTCTGGCAGGCATGACCGGGCACGCTGCGGACAACGCCCAGCAGGCCGCAGCCCTCGCGGCCGCGGCCAAGGGAGCGGCGACCGAGGGAAGCACCGCCATGGAGCGGATGACTCAGGACATGGCCAAGATCAAGGCCTCCGCCGAGGGCACATCCCAGATCATCAAGGACATCAACGAGATCGCCTTCCAGACCAACCTGCTCGCGCTGAATGCGGCGGTGGAGGCCGCGCGGGCCGGGGAGGCGGGCCGTGGCTTCGCGGTCGTGGCCGAGGAGGTGCGTTCACTCGCCACGCGCTCGAAGGAGGCGGCCAGCAAGACGGAGGAGCTCATCCGGCAGTCGGTGACCGTCGCCGGCGAGGGCACCGCCACCGCGAGCCAGGTCGGCGTCAAGCTCTCCCAGATCGTGGTCTCCGTCACGAAGGTGAGCGAGATCGTCGCCGAGATCTCAGCTGCGGCGAAGGAGCAAGCAGCAGGGATCGAGCAGGTCAACCAGGCCATGGCTCAGGTGAACACGGTCACCCAGCAGAACGCGGCCAGCTCCGAGGAGTCGTCCTCGGCCGCGGTCGAGCTGAACGGCCAGGCGGAGGACCTCTCGAAGCTGGTCGGCACCTTCCGGCTGGGGGGCGAGGCGCAGCCCGAGGGCGTCGCGCCGGCGGGAGGTGCGCCCGCCGCGGCGCCCTGGTCGCCCGTCGCGGAGACGACCGCGCGAACGCATGGGCGCCCCAGCGCCACCCGCGGCTGA
- a CDS encoding helix-turn-helix domain-containing protein yields the protein MDLLTRFAGNVRRLRAKKKLSQKSLADKVGISVSYVSMLERGQRSPPLETVEKMAKALGVTPSNLLGGK from the coding sequence ATGGATCTGCTGACCCGCTTCGCTGGCAACGTCCGGCGCCTTCGCGCGAAGAAGAAGCTCTCGCAGAAGTCGCTTGCCGACAAGGTCGGCATCTCGGTGTCCTACGTCTCGATGCTCGAGCGCGGCCAGCGATCGCCGCCGCTCGAGACCGTCGAGAAGATGGCGAAGGCGCTCGGCGTCACGCCGTCGAACCTGCTCGGCGGCAAGTAG
- a CDS encoding acyl-CoA thioesterase yields MSELTSAKLASSSRVEMTQFVLPGYANSFGNAFGGRVMQWIDLAAAMAAMRHTRMPVVTASIDQLAFHGPIRVGQIAILKARVNAVFGSSMEIEVTVESEDPRSGEQRLCCDAFVTFVALGKDGKPAKAPLLLTETEDEARRAAEAAVRRAERIAKRPRP; encoded by the coding sequence ATGTCCGAGCTCACCTCCGCGAAGCTGGCCTCCAGCTCGCGCGTCGAGATGACGCAGTTCGTCCTGCCCGGCTACGCCAACAGCTTCGGCAACGCCTTCGGCGGGCGGGTCATGCAGTGGATCGACCTGGCCGCCGCCATGGCCGCCATGCGCCACACCCGCATGCCGGTGGTGACCGCCTCCATCGACCAGCTCGCCTTCCACGGCCCCATCCGCGTCGGCCAGATCGCCATCCTGAAGGCGCGGGTGAACGCGGTCTTCGGCAGCTCGATGGAGATCGAGGTGACGGTCGAGTCCGAGGACCCGCGCAGCGGCGAGCAGCGGCTGTGCTGCGACGCCTTCGTCACCTTCGTCGCGCTCGGGAAGGACGGCAAGCCGGCCAAGGCGCCGCTGCTCCTCACCGAGACCGAGGACGAGGCGCGCCGCGCCGCCGAGGCGGCCGTCCGCCGCGCCGAGCGCATCGCCAAGCGTCCCCGCCCCTGA
- the thyX gene encoding FAD-dependent thymidylate synthase has protein sequence MPLEVTLIDYARDPLTKLYGAYRTCYTPKTPAEVWAEIGDGRIAPATIRDFIQERLKTGHASPLEQVVFWFGISGVSRSLSHQFVRHRIGISFEQQSQRYVKYKEERLDYVTPKTWEKTPGMRAEYDRLMAEITRVYQLALERGIPAEDARFVLPNATPTNFQVMVNFAELLHIADLRLCWRAQWEIRHMVALMRREIVKAVPEIGGYLQPKCGDKRMGYCDEPVKDWEQCPIGKVRPHKEQIFELFRQYKSGHLVPLGEDDLRKVEDAGNEE, from the coding sequence ATGCCGCTCGAAGTGACGCTCATCGACTACGCCCGGGATCCCCTCACCAAGCTCTACGGGGCCTACCGCACCTGCTACACCCCGAAGACCCCCGCCGAGGTGTGGGCCGAGATCGGCGACGGTCGCATCGCGCCGGCGACCATCCGCGACTTCATCCAGGAGCGGCTCAAGACCGGCCACGCCTCGCCGCTCGAGCAGGTGGTCTTCTGGTTCGGCATCTCCGGCGTCTCGCGCTCGCTCAGCCACCAGTTCGTCCGCCACCGCATCGGCATCAGCTTCGAGCAGCAGTCGCAGCGGTACGTGAAGTACAAGGAGGAGCGGCTCGACTACGTGACGCCCAAGACCTGGGAGAAGACCCCGGGGATGCGGGCCGAGTACGACCGGCTCATGGCGGAGATCACGCGGGTCTACCAGCTCGCGCTCGAGCGGGGCATCCCGGCCGAGGACGCCCGGTTCGTGCTGCCCAACGCGACCCCCACCAACTTCCAGGTGATGGTCAACTTCGCCGAGCTGCTCCACATCGCCGACCTGCGCCTGTGCTGGCGCGCGCAGTGGGAGATCCGCCACATGGTGGCGCTCATGCGGCGCGAGATCGTGAAGGCCGTCCCCGAGATCGGCGGGTACCTGCAGCCGAAGTGCGGCGACAAGCGGATGGGGTACTGCGACGAGCCGGTGAAGGACTGGGAGCAGTGCCCCATCGGCAAGGTGCGCCCGCACAAGGAGCAGATCTTCGAGCTGTTCCGGCAGTACAAGTCGGGCCACCTCGTCCCGCTCGGCGAGGACGATCTCCGAAAGGTCGAGGACGCCGGCAACGAGGAGTGA
- a CDS encoding aldehyde dehydrogenase family protein produces the protein MPAAVEIPKPTERARLDEALQRLREGASRWARRPLAARIALARDLHRGAAAIAERAVAAACAAKGLQPGTPQEGEEWLASPYATLRFLRQTVRSLVMLERNGNTPVGQTGETADGRLTVRVFPANRLDALLYAGIRGDVHLEAGVDEDEMNRSRARFHKAPDHDGKVCLVLGAGNVNSIPAADVVTKLFNEGKVCLLKMNPVNAYLGPLLEEAFAGAIAAGFLAVVYGGAEEGAYLAQHPAVDELHITGSNRTHDLLVWGPPGPERAERMARGAPLLQKPISSELGNVTPILVVPGSWSERELAYQADGVAGMVTHNASFNCIAGKMLVLPRGWKLRDRFLELVLQKLALTPARRAWYPGAEERYQALTEGRDELRRLGGGEHTLPWTLLPGLDPDDPAEPAFTTEPFCSILSETQVGSDDPVEYLDQAVRFCNERLWGTLSAAVLVSARSQLDRTVSAAVERAVRGLRYGSVCVNLWPGLAYTTGTGPWGAFPGSTLTGIQSGRGFVHNTRMLEHVEKLVLRGPAWSPVKLPYVPSHKTAHALGRRLAALEADGHWRHVPGIVAAALRG, from the coding sequence ATGCCCGCTGCCGTGGAGATCCCGAAGCCCACCGAGCGCGCCCGGCTCGACGAGGCGCTGCAGCGGCTGCGCGAGGGGGCGTCGCGCTGGGCGAGGCGCCCGCTGGCGGCCCGCATCGCGCTCGCCCGCGACCTCCACCGCGGCGCCGCCGCCATCGCCGAGCGGGCGGTCGCCGCCGCCTGTGCCGCCAAGGGCCTGCAGCCGGGCACGCCGCAGGAGGGAGAGGAGTGGCTCGCCTCGCCCTACGCCACGCTGCGCTTCCTGCGCCAGACCGTCCGCTCGCTCGTCATGCTGGAGCGCAACGGCAACACGCCGGTGGGCCAGACCGGCGAGACCGCCGACGGCCGCCTCACCGTCCGCGTCTTCCCCGCCAACCGGCTGGACGCGCTCCTCTACGCCGGGATCCGCGGCGACGTGCACCTCGAGGCGGGCGTGGACGAGGACGAGATGAACCGCTCGCGGGCGCGCTTCCACAAGGCGCCCGACCACGACGGGAAGGTCTGCCTCGTGCTCGGCGCGGGCAACGTGAACTCGATCCCGGCCGCCGACGTGGTCACGAAGCTCTTCAACGAGGGCAAGGTCTGCCTGCTCAAGATGAACCCGGTGAACGCGTACCTGGGGCCGCTGCTCGAGGAGGCGTTCGCGGGCGCCATCGCGGCCGGGTTCCTCGCCGTCGTGTACGGCGGCGCCGAGGAGGGGGCCTACCTCGCCCAGCACCCCGCGGTGGACGAGCTGCACATCACCGGCTCGAACCGCACCCACGACCTCCTGGTGTGGGGCCCCCCGGGCCCGGAGCGGGCGGAGCGCATGGCGCGCGGCGCCCCGCTGCTCCAGAAGCCCATCTCCAGCGAGCTCGGGAACGTCACGCCCATCCTGGTGGTGCCCGGCTCCTGGTCCGAGCGCGAGCTGGCCTACCAGGCCGACGGGGTCGCCGGGATGGTGACGCACAACGCCTCGTTCAACTGCATCGCCGGCAAGATGCTGGTCCTGCCGCGCGGCTGGAAGCTGCGCGACCGCTTCCTCGAGCTCGTGCTGCAGAAGCTGGCGCTCACCCCGGCGCGCCGCGCCTGGTACCCGGGCGCCGAGGAGCGCTACCAGGCCCTCACCGAGGGCCGCGACGAGCTCCGCCGGCTGGGCGGCGGCGAGCACACCCTCCCCTGGACCCTGCTCCCGGGGCTCGACCCGGACGACCCGGCCGAGCCGGCCTTCACCACCGAGCCGTTCTGCTCGATCCTCTCCGAGACGCAGGTGGGGAGCGACGATCCGGTCGAGTACCTCGACCAGGCGGTGCGGTTCTGCAACGAGCGGCTGTGGGGCACGCTCAGCGCCGCGGTGCTGGTGAGCGCGCGCTCGCAGCTCGACCGGACGGTCTCGGCGGCGGTGGAGCGCGCCGTGCGCGGGCTGCGCTACGGCTCGGTGTGCGTGAACCTGTGGCCGGGGCTCGCCTACACCACCGGGACCGGCCCCTGGGGCGCGTTCCCCGGCTCGACCCTCACCGGCATCCAGAGCGGGCGCGGGTTCGTCCACAACACCCGCATGCTCGAGCACGTCGAGAAGCTGGTGCTGCGCGGCCCGGCCTGGAGCCCCGTGAAGCTGCCGTACGTGCCGAGCCACAAGACCGCCCACGCGCTCGGCCGCCGCCTCGCGGCGCTCGAGGCGGACGGGCACTGGCGGCACGTCCCGGGCATCGTCGCGGCGGCGCTGCGCGGCTGA
- a CDS encoding redoxin domain-containing protein: MAKAIWKLAIGDEAPDFELPATGDTAGKGGPKKKVRLSDYRGKKNVMLAFFPASFTPVUTVQMPSYEEDSSEFERRNAQVLGISTDLVHAQEAWAKSLGGLSYPLLADNWPYGFVAAQYGVLRGDGLVERAIFVVDKQGKVAYIDIHDISQQPPTDKIMAALDKLK, translated from the coding sequence ATGGCGAAAGCGATCTGGAAGCTCGCGATCGGCGACGAGGCGCCGGATTTCGAGCTCCCGGCCACCGGCGACACGGCTGGCAAGGGAGGCCCGAAGAAGAAGGTCCGCCTCTCGGACTACCGCGGCAAGAAGAACGTCATGCTGGCCTTCTTCCCGGCCAGCTTCACCCCCGTCTGAACCGTGCAGATGCCCTCGTACGAGGAGGATTCCTCCGAGTTCGAGCGGCGCAATGCCCAGGTTCTGGGCATCAGCACGGATCTCGTCCACGCGCAGGAAGCCTGGGCCAAGTCCCTCGGCGGGCTGTCGTACCCCCTCCTGGCGGACAACTGGCCGTACGGCTTCGTCGCCGCCCAGTACGGCGTGCTCCGGGGCGACGGGCTGGTGGAGCGGGCGATCTTCGTCGTCGACAAGCAGGGGAAGGTTGCCTACATCGACATCCACGACATCTCGCAGCAGCCGCCCACCGACAAGATCATGGCGGCGCTCGACAAGCTGAAGTAG
- a CDS encoding metallophosphoesterase — translation MALTRRDFLKGAAALAVAGGAAPAAAATEPTRSEARAFAVEGLDPAHAGLRVVQLSDLHVGARTPRERIRDAIDRANAFDPDLVVLTGDYLCRERRGVGLMREQLGGLLAPTVAVLGNHDHWVDARGATRALQALGYAVLRNQNTTLQLRGAPFTVIGVDDRLTGQARPEEALRGAEPGSRLVLAHGPRTADDLRGAGLPLLCLSGHTHGGQWHVPGLTPFMLRTLAHEPYERGLYRLGAVQLYVNRGIGNSALRLRIDSDPEVTLATLRPA, via the coding sequence ATGGCGCTCACTCGGCGAGACTTCCTGAAGGGCGCGGCGGCGCTGGCCGTCGCCGGCGGGGCCGCGCCCGCCGCCGCGGCCACCGAGCCGACCCGCAGCGAGGCCCGGGCGTTCGCGGTGGAGGGGCTCGATCCCGCCCACGCCGGCCTGCGGGTGGTGCAGCTCTCCGACCTCCACGTCGGCGCGCGCACGCCGCGCGAGCGCATCCGCGACGCCATCGACCGCGCCAACGCCTTCGATCCCGACCTCGTCGTCCTCACCGGCGACTACCTCTGCCGCGAGCGGCGCGGCGTCGGCCTCATGCGCGAGCAGCTGGGCGGGCTCCTCGCGCCCACCGTGGCGGTGCTCGGCAACCACGACCACTGGGTGGACGCCCGCGGCGCCACGCGCGCGCTGCAGGCGCTCGGCTACGCGGTGCTCCGCAACCAGAACACCACCCTGCAGCTGCGCGGCGCGCCCTTCACCGTCATCGGCGTGGACGACCGGCTCACCGGCCAGGCGCGGCCCGAGGAGGCGCTGCGGGGGGCCGAGCCCGGCTCGCGCCTCGTGCTCGCGCATGGGCCTCGCACCGCCGACGACCTCCGGGGCGCCGGGCTGCCGCTCCTCTGCTTGTCCGGACACACCCACGGCGGCCAGTGGCACGTCCCCGGGCTCACGCCGTTCATGCTGCGCACGCTCGCGCACGAGCCCTACGAGCGCGGGCTCTACCGCCTCGGCGCGGTGCAGCTCTACGTGAACCGCGGGATCGGCAACTCGGCACTGCGGCTCCGGATCGACTCGGATCCGGAGGTCACGCTCGCCACGCTGCGCCCGGCCTGA